Sequence from the [Clostridium] scindens genome:
ATGTGACCGTTCCCCGGAAGAATCGGGAACTGGTGGAGGCGTTAAAAACCTGCTTCCCGGAGGAACTTCCTCCGGGCGGTGGTTCTCTGGGACAGAAAGAGGAACAGGCTGGAAGAGAAACGGAAGTGTCTGCGGTTGATCTTCGCTCTCTCCAGAGTCAGTATCCGGATGTTCGGGGCTGGCTTACAATCCCGGAGAGTGGCATCGATTATCCGGTACTGCAGAGCAGCCCGGAAGAACCGGAGTATTATCTGCGGAGAGATTACCGGGGAAACTACGACATCAATGGAAGTTTGTTCCTCCAGGCAGACTGCATTCTGGGAGAATCGGGGAAGCTGACCATCTACGGTCACAACATGAACAGCGGTGCAATGTTCGGGAATCTGGATCAGTACGCCTCCTATGAGTACTGGAAAGCACATCCCAGCGTGTTCTTTCAGACACCGGAAGGCATGGAGGAGTACCAGATAGCGGCAGTTTTGAAAGCCGATGTGTCCATGTTCGACTTCCAGCAGATTTCCTTTCAGAACCAGCGGGAAGCAGAGGCATATGTAGAACAGGCAAAAGAATTGGCGCTGTTCGAGACTGGGGTAGATGGTACAGGTTGTGAAAAACTCTGACGCTGGTGACTTGCTCTTATGAGTGGAAACAAGCCCGGAACATCCTTGTAGCAGTAAAAGCAGGGGCTTAAAAGGGAAAAGTGTTCAACAGTGGGAACTTTCTTCCAGTCTCTGGATATCTACAGTACTCTTCAGAGTCAGTAATGTCAGGAAGTGTTCAAAACTACCAGAAAAGTGCAGAATGTGAGACGAACTGTAATGGGGAGTGGCACTGCAACACAAAAACTGTTCGAAGTTAGGGAAGATGCAACGAATTATGGCGGCTTGTGTAGTCCTGTAGTGTTGGAAAAGTGTTCAACAGTGGGTGCTTTTCCAGCTCTTTGGTGGCTTTCTGGAACTGAAGCTGCCGGGAAGTGTTTGAAAGTACCCCAAAAGTGCAGAATGTGAGACACGACTGCATAAAAAAGACAGTACCATCATATACAAAAGTGTTCGAGGATATAGGATGTGCAACGAAATGTGGTGTGATGTAGTGTTAGAAAGTGTTCAAAGACTGGGACTTTTGCAACTATCTGGATGTATCTGCCATCTATTGGAAGAGTATTTTTGAGAAGCATTTAAAAGAAAATCTCTGTTCAATTGCCTGAAAAAGCGTTACAATCATTCCATAAAGACAGGGAGGTGTTCCATGGATCAGAAAGAACAAACAAAGTGCATGGGTTCAGACGGAATGCAGAAAATGAACGGCGTTATCAATGCCGATCTCATGACTGTGGAAGAGATTCATCAGAAACTTTTGCAGAATTTCGCCGGAGGCATGGAAAAAATAAATGTGAAAGGAGGAAGAAGATGCAGGTTGTCATCGAGATACCAAAAGAAGTATTGTATGATACAAAGCAAACGATAGAACAAGCAACAGACTTTGCAAAAAGAGCAACTGCATTGGGATTTTATAAGCAATATGGGGTATCGGTGGAATTGTGTTCTCAGATTGCTGGCATAACAGAGAAAAAATTTATATCAGAAGCAAAACGTAGTTTTATAGGATAGCAAAAACCAGATGCGTAGAATGTGAAATACAAGATCTTTTGTGCTTGACAAGTGTGTCAGAAGCGGTTACACTATGCCTAGTGATCGCACTACAGAAACTTGTGAAGCCTGTAGTCCGGAGAGACTCCTACGGGGGTCTTTTCGTTATTATAGGACAGATAAGAAATGGTTTTGAGTGGTGTAAGACTTATTGAAAAGCCTAAAAAGTAGTTGAAGATACACACTGGGTGAATTATAATGAATTTTATCATATATGAGTAGGTGATGCGAATGAATCAGGAAGCACAGGAATATTATAATATTGCCAGTTGGACAAAAGATAAAGTAAATTACAATCGGATATCAAAATTTAATACGAATAAACATAGACAGGTTTTACATGGACAAATATGGTTTTGTGATTTGGGATACAACATAGGAACGGAGAAAAATAAAATGCGTCCGGTACTGGTGATGTCCAATAATAAAATCAATAATTCTGAAAAAGTGGTAGTTGTTTGTATTACCGATGCAAAAGGAAAAGTAAACGCAAGATGTTTGCCGATTCAGGATTCATGGTTTTTGTTATATTCTGATACAGAAGATGAAGAAAAGCAAGTGATTCCGGGAAGAACGATACCAGCGTCTATGCATACTTATGAATTTTTGGATAAAGACAGTATGATTCAGTGTGAGGAGATACGTGCAGTTAGTAAGGCAAGGCTGGATGCAAATCGAGGATGTATTGGTACTTTAACACCGGAAGATTTTGATCTTGTAAAAGGAAAATTCAAAAGAGCATACAATCTGTAAAATGTGACTGCTAAAAATTTGTTGACAAAGAGAAGGTAGTTGCATATAATAAAGAAGAACAGAGATACTATGATTAAGTCCCACACTTGAGCAATCAAGATACAGTGGGTACTTTATAAATGTTTAAACGAAGCCGTAGGACCGTAAGGTATAGCTTCTGGAGGCTCCCCAGTTTATCTGGGGAGTTTTTCTTTGGAAAGATTTATGATAATAAAAAATGAAAGTAATAAGAAATCAGGCAGGATATGTTCCCGTAAAAGGAAGGTATCCTGCCTTTTTTGCATGAAAGAGAGGACATTCATATGAGAAAATTTTATACAGCAGAAGCAGTAACTGAAGGACACCCGGACAAATTATGTGACCAGATTGCAGATGCAATCTTGGATGTGTGTCTGAAGAATGATGAAAATTCCAGAGTAGCCTGCGAAGTGCTTGCTACAAAAGGAAATATTATTGTGGCGGGAGAGATTACCAGTGCCTATGAACCGGATGTGTTTGCAGTCGTGCGAAAGGTACTATCTGATGTAGGTTATTCCAGCGAAGGGGTTACTATGGATACCTTTGTCCATCGACAGAGTCCCGATATCGCAGAAGCGGTCAATGCTTCAAAAGAACGAAGGGGAGGAGTGTCTGACAATCAGATAGACTGGTTCCAAGGAGCAGGGGATCAGGGTGTGATGATCGGATATGCTTGTGATGAAACGAAGCAGCTCATGCCCATGCCCGTGGTGTTGGCCAATCGGATTGTCAGGGAATTATCTGCCTGTAGACAAAGCTCTTATATTCAGGGAATCTTACCAGATGGGAAAGCACAGGTGACGGTAGAATATGAAAATGGAAAGCCTGTTCGACTGGACAGTGTAGTAGTGTCTTGTCAGCATAAGGAAGAAAAAGATTTGAAAAAGCTGGAGGCAGAGATCCGAAAGAAGGTGTTGCTGCCGGCTCTTCGTCCCTTGCCACCGGATGAGGAAACTAAGATTTATATCAATCCATCGGGGCGTTTTGTCTGTGGAGGGCTGGATGCAGATACGGGACTGACCGGAAGGAAGCTAATGGTAGACAGTTATGGAAGCATGGTTCCCCATGGTGGCGGTGCATTTGCCGGGAAGGATTGTTCAAAAGTAGACCGCTCTGCAGCTTATATGGCCAGATATATCGCTAAGAATATCGTAGCTGCGGGGCTTGCCAGCAAGTGTCAGGTGTCTTTGGCTTATGCAATCGGAGTGGCACAGCCAGTTATGGTGCAGGTGGACACGTTTGGTACGGGAAACGTGTGTGCGGATGACTGTTTGGAGCTGGCAATCCCCCTGGTGTTTGGGCTGACTCCGAAGCAGATCGTGGATACCCTGCGCCTTACCCGTCCTATTTTCCGACAGACAGCTGCCTTCGGGCATTTCGGGAGAAAAGAGTTTCCGTGGGAGCATACCGATAAGGCAGAAGCTCTTCGCAATGCGGTGATCTGATGGCTTGGGTTACCGAAGAAGAATATCGGGCAGCCAAGCAGGTGAGAGCCTATGAGTATCTGCAGACATATCAGCCGGGGAGACTGAAAAAAACACGGACAAGAAATGAATGGCAGCTTCAGGATCATGACAGTTTCAAAATCAACGAGATTACCAGCAAATGGCATTGGAAGTCCAGGAATATTGGCGGAATGTCTGCTCTGCGGTTTTTGATGCAGGTAGATGGCATGGAATATACGGAAGCAGTAAAAATCTTGTGTGAGCAGACGCCTGTGTATGTTCCCAGAGCAGAACCAGCCCCTAAGAAGAACTTTTCCCTGCCTTTACCCAACGACAGTTTTTACCGGGTGCGGAGATATTTGAACCAAAGGGGAATCCGGGATGAGGTACTGGATTACTGTGTACAGCTGGGAATCCTTTATGAGAGCGCCCCACACCATAACGCTGTTTTTGTTGGAATGGATGAGCAGGGGCAGGCAAAGTATGCGTTTTTACGGGGAATCTATGACAACCGGGGAAAGAACTTCCGGATGGAACAGGAAGGCAGTGAAAAACAATACAGCTTTTGTGTTCCACCTCTTGGGAATAGCTGTCGGGTGGCAGTATATGAAGCCTGTATTGACGCCCTTGCCCATATGACGCTGGAAGATGGACCGACAGATAAGTACCGTCTGTCTCTAGGGGGCATTGCAGCACCAAAAGAAGGAGAGGAACGGGCAACGAAGAAGATGAAACGTCCAGATGCATTGGAACATTTCCTAAAAGAGCATCCGGAGGTGACAGAAATTGAGATCTGCACCGATAACGATTTTGCCGGACGATGGGCGTGTGCGCAGTTAAAAGAGCAGTATGGAGAAAAATATACCGTAGTTTGTAACTTACCGCAGATGGAAGGTGCAGACTATGGAGACCTGGCAAAACAGGCAGGGGAAAAACAGAAGAAACAGCAAAAGGAAAGAGGGAGGTGAGGCAAATGGAAGATACGATCAAAATAGAATTATTGACACCGCTGACAGGAACCTTTATTCCAAATGAGATGGAACAAGATTGGGAAGAAGAGGATTACAATGACTTTGAAGAAGAACAGGTATTTTTTGAAGGAGATGATTTAACGGAGTATGCTTCTGTGATTCAGGAAAAGATTGCAGAATACAACCGTGTCGGACATGACGATGATAAGACCGATAATCTGATGGATTATTTTGACGGAAGTGTTGCTATTAAAGAAAAGGTGGTGTCTGCAGTTCCATCGGTGAA
This genomic interval carries:
- a CDS encoding UPF0175 family protein: MQVVIEIPKEVLYDTKQTIEQATDFAKRATALGFYKQYGVSVELCSQIAGITEKKFISEAKRSFIG
- a CDS encoding type II toxin-antitoxin system PemK/MazF family toxin, producing the protein MNQEAQEYYNIASWTKDKVNYNRISKFNTNKHRQVLHGQIWFCDLGYNIGTEKNKMRPVLVMSNNKINNSEKVVVVCITDAKGKVNARCLPIQDSWFLLYSDTEDEEKQVIPGRTIPASMHTYEFLDKDSMIQCEEIRAVSKARLDANRGCIGTLTPEDFDLVKGKFKRAYNL
- the metK gene encoding methionine adenosyltransferase, with amino-acid sequence MRKFYTAEAVTEGHPDKLCDQIADAILDVCLKNDENSRVACEVLATKGNIIVAGEITSAYEPDVFAVVRKVLSDVGYSSEGVTMDTFVHRQSPDIAEAVNASKERRGGVSDNQIDWFQGAGDQGVMIGYACDETKQLMPMPVVLANRIVRELSACRQSSYIQGILPDGKAQVTVEYENGKPVRLDSVVVSCQHKEEKDLKKLEAEIRKKVLLPALRPLPPDEETKIYINPSGRFVCGGLDADTGLTGRKLMVDSYGSMVPHGGGAFAGKDCSKVDRSAAYMARYIAKNIVAAGLASKCQVSLAYAIGVAQPVMVQVDTFGTGNVCADDCLELAIPLVFGLTPKQIVDTLRLTRPIFRQTAAFGHFGRKEFPWEHTDKAEALRNAVI
- a CDS encoding DUF3991 and TOPRIM domain-containing protein, whose amino-acid sequence is MAWVTEEEYRAAKQVRAYEYLQTYQPGRLKKTRTRNEWQLQDHDSFKINEITSKWHWKSRNIGGMSALRFLMQVDGMEYTEAVKILCEQTPVYVPRAEPAPKKNFSLPLPNDSFYRVRRYLNQRGIRDEVLDYCVQLGILYESAPHHNAVFVGMDEQGQAKYAFLRGIYDNRGKNFRMEQEGSEKQYSFCVPPLGNSCRVAVYEACIDALAHMTLEDGPTDKYRLSLGGIAAPKEGEERATKKMKRPDALEHFLKEHPEVTEIEICTDNDFAGRWACAQLKEQYGEKYTVVCNLPQMEGADYGDLAKQAGEKQKKQQKERGR